Below is a genomic region from Anoplopoma fimbria isolate UVic2021 breed Golden Eagle Sablefish chromosome 20, Afim_UVic_2022, whole genome shotgun sequence.
tcttgtaaataataaaatcagttatttttaaataatcattgaCAACCTATGAAACCTTTACAAGAGACTCTAGAAAGTGTACATATGGAAAGAAGGGACATCTTTGACTCGTTGAAGCAACAGGTGCTGCGGACGAAGCACATCTAAAATTGGACTGAACAATACAACCCGATAGTGATACCAGCATGATCATCTTCCACGTCTATGTGATGCAAATCCAGGACATAGTACTACCTGCAACGGGAAAACAAGATATCAGAATCAGAGGTTATTGCCAAGTAGGttttcacatacaaggaatttgtcATGCTGTCTAGTGCATAACAGTGTGGAAAagacagtaaaaataaataaataaataaatagtaaaagtaCTGCAAACAATCAAGAAGTAAAttatacataaaatatgtcagtttaaacaattaaaaaaaagtccacattGAAGCTAAAATTACCTTTATAATAGAATattatactgtactgtacttggATACATGATTGGTTGACGTGTTGACTGTTAAACTAACCTCACGTGAAATCTGCACGCATGACAGGTTGATCTCTATGCTGTAAGTAAGGACAGTTGTCCTAGATCTGTCACACAGGACAATAACCCGTTGAAAAATCACCTGCATTCCCTGATGCAGTGCCTCCAAAAGAATGCTTGGGTATCGCTTATAGCCACTTTGCACACTTCTGCCACCACTGAATCATGCTAGGATGTTAACAACGGTCTACCACTGTAGATGCAAAGAGGCAGCaagaaaatacaactttaaagTTTAGTTCACAAtatttttccaccactgcaataagtaaatgtaaaatgcattaTAGAAATTAACTTTAACTTCACATTGCAGTGTGCACAATGTCTCAATTTCAAGTTGGAGTGTATCCCTGTTGGTAGCAAGCTGCTAATGTGCAGTGTGGGTGACAGTGTGTACCTCAGTAGGGCCTGTGCTAACCCCTGCTAAGGGCCACTCCAGATGGACTTATAAATAGATCCCAGACCCATCTATTTACACACCATGCATATCATCACCTTCCTCTGACTATCCGCACTCCACAGACCTCCAAATGCAAAAGTCAGGCTGCCATTGGCGCCTGCAGGCCTGTAACTGGGATATGATGGGACACTGTGACCCATCTTGCTGGTTAACTCCCTCgtctctgctctcttttttgTCCCTGACCCTCTTGCTGATTAGCTTTCGTCCTGTGTTTCTCCACTCATGCCACTTAGGCCCTTGTCTTTCCCTTTCATCTTCGCTTCTGTGGTCATGTCTACTTTGACAGCTGTCTCCCCTTCATTCACTCCCGCCCTGGACCTTTCTCTTCTCCGGTAACAACTAAGTACAGCTTCTTTAGCTGTGTCCCAAACTAAAGTATGCTTATTAAAACACTATCTCCTATGGTAACCACTGTTTGGGATGCGCTGTTTACCAGGAAACAGAGGACACAAGGCTCATGTGACACTCGGGTGGGGTCAATGGAGGACCACAGCCTGACAAATGGTAACACATGGTGCGGACTAATGAGACAATAGAGTGCCAACAGAAAGATGCTGAGCGAGGTGCAAATCTGCTCATGGTCCATGAGGACAGATCACATGGATGATGAAAACAGGAGAAACAAGGACAGCTAAACACGCAGGTCCTCATCAAAATCCAACCGCAATGTCGAAGAGATGCAGCTCATTTCACTTTAAGTCTTGTTTGTACTTCCAAGTCACGACAGACCTTTAGACATTTgtgaagatgaaaaacaaactcGCAAATCTGGAAACCCGAGATCATCAGATTTAGATTTGTAATGTCAGcaaaattcagattttatgTTGTTTACACTTTGTGAAGGCATGGTGTCACATTCACTGCCTATAAATGATGAGGTATgttctatatttttatataaagtgaGTTCCCTTGCTTGTTACTTAAGAGGAGAGTTTCGAGTTCtttaacacaaatgtttctCTCTCACGCAATACAGATTATCGCAGGTGGCATGGATGAAGGATGCGGAGACTGGCAGCTGGAAAATGAAGTTAGGTGTAACCGATATTTAGACAGATATTTGATAAAAGATGTAGCTGCAAATAAAGACACCGATATAAGAGCCAGATTAATGGGCAGTGTGGAGCAAATAAAGAGTTCATATGGCCGAATGTCTGAAATGTATCCCTGCAGCGAACAGAACACTTGGGTCATCACAAACTGATTTTCCACCTACACCAACAACTTTTTCTGTCACCTGGCTGCTTGTTAAGGTTCAgctattttaaatgcttaaacaGGATCGAGAGTGATGATACTGATTAATCAGAAGAGCCTCAAATCATCACTTTAGCAGAGTGACAGGCACTGACAAGCAACACTGGATCTCATTTGTAATACATCATGAGTGAGTATTTACCGAGAATCCAAAAGTGTTAATGGGAGAGTTCActtgctgcagtgtgtgtgtgtgtgtgtgtgtgtgtgtgtgtgtgtgtgtgtgtgtgtgtgtgtgtgtgtgtgtgtgtgtgtgtgtgtgtgtgtgtgtgtgtgtgtgtgtgtgtgtgtgtgtgtgtgtgtgtgtgtgtgtgtgtgttttcatgcacaGAAAGCAGCAGTACAGCTACACAGCAGTACAGCTACCAGCTAAACAGTAAGAGAGAAGAAATGAGAGGGAGGAGTGTTGGGGTGAGAAGGAGGTCGGTGGGAGAGTATTGCAGAGCTGGCATGCCTCTTGAAATGCCGTCTAACTAATAAACGAGTCTAGAGATTATCATGTGTTTACTATCTGGCATGTTTTCCTTAACCATTCTTTTTAGATCACCCCACAACCTGAGCAGTCAGGTTGATGTGTTCAAAACACTGATCGTCCCTCTTggctcatctcctcctctcttttgctTATACGGCCTCCATCTGTCAAGCTGTCATCGGCCTCGCCCAGTCGACCTTGTTAGGGCCAACCCCACAGGCGCTCACCCTGGAGTCCCTCTAGCCCCGATATGTCAAGGGGATGATGAGTGTCTCCCTCTTGGACTGACATGGCCTACAGTAGGGTGAGGGCCAGTGAGAGTTGTGACTTCAACGGAATGTGGAGCAATATTTATATTAGCCAAGTCCAAGCAGAGTCAGGTTTCCCTTTCAATGCAGCTATAACGGTCccaatgaaaaatgtcttttcaaCACAAACAGCCTCTGAGACAAAGGTTCAGGAACCATAGCCTTGATAGTCACTTTCATCTTCGCATAGATACcatttggggtattttaaggatAGCTTAAGTAAACTCAAAAGGAATTGTGGGTCAGATAGAACAAATGTTTAActacaaacatgcaaacaaaaactCTCTGCAAGATTTGTTCAGCATGatcattaatttattaaattgtgCAAGATTTAATACCCTTCTGTTACTACTGCTGGTCAAAGTTTTCGTTTAGAAATAGCGTCAAGAGACAACAAAGAAGAGCAGATGAGTAGCTGAGTACCTTAGGCTTCTTATCATGGATGAAAACTctttgacattatttttctattgagGTCAACTGAGCAAAAATGTTTGCAGAAAAATGTGCTTACCTTATTATTAAAGGCATTGACTGTTAATGCACAATATTCCAAAAACACTCAAAGGAATAAATTAAGTATAATAATGCCATGCAGACATGATCTCCTCAAAttcctttttaaattctttaacTGAAGTTTTGTAAGTAAGATTTATTCCTGTAGCAataatttaaagctgcacattatgaaacaattgtttgtatttgtatttggcATTCATTGATTGGTAGTTTATTCTAGaaaatgtatagaaaaaaaaacccatcatcacttcctgttcaaatgtgtcttttttccGACAGTATACATTTACATCAATATAAAACAgaatgtttggtgtttttgcttTATCAATGACTTAAACAATTGATCAGTTAATATTTTTAAGAGTCATGTCAACCAATTACCAATCATTTCAGCACTAAATGAACACTAAATAAACTGTGTGCCATTGGGAGTACAGGTCATGGATGTACAGAATGTGCAACACATGACTTGGTGAGGTGCAACGTGTTTAAAACACGGGACTGTGGCTGATCATTACTGCAGAGCGACCCTGGGTCAGGATGGCTAATCCTCTAGGCCTTGGCTCACTTAGCAGCATTAGCTGTTCTATCagttcattcattgtttttgacTGATCCCTGCATATGATTGTATGTTGAGGCCAGAGACCATATTCTATGTGCACTGCTCCACCTGCTGCTTAAATTAAGTAGTGCAAAAGTCAAATATGAGGCCCATTATGGATGGATGTCTCGTGGGTATTTGTGTCTTGCAATTGCgtcattatttaattttctccATACAAATCCAAGCAGATTCCAGGAGAAACTTAAGTAAGAAATGAGTAGCAAATGTATTCAGACAAGCCTGCATCTCTTACCTCATTATCTGAAATTAGACAGTTAGTGTTTACTTATGTGTTTATAAAACTTTGGGTCTTAAGATTTCAAAGGTCTCTGTCAgttaacaaatgcaaacaaGCCTATTTAATGAACAAAAGAAACTGCCATACAAATATTTTTGCTTTGTGTGGTAATGAGACACTAAGATACAGGACTGTATGAATATCTGTCTAATAAAATGTCTGCTCAAGAAGAGCAATATATAGGCTTGTGTGTTAACCAAAGAGGAAGAACTCATCAGATTGAAGCTGCATTCTACATTGTTTTACCAGATTGGGgcaggacaaaaaaagtaaagaaaactgTGATGGTTTGTaagacaaggaggaggaggaggaggaggagggaggtgaggtaAGGAGGGGAAACAAGGGAAGACAGAAGATTCATAAAAACTACAGCAGTTGTGGACGACAGCAAAAGTTGTGAGTATGAGTTAATTATACTGCTTTTTACTCTAATTTCATCTCATACTGTAGGAAATACACAGAGGAGCATCGGCACATGCAGGATATCTCACATCAAAGATATTAATGGAAGGATATTTCCTATTAATGATATGCAATGAAATGCAAGAGTGAATGCTTGGCTGATTCACTTCAGAATCTATATTTCATTGTATCGTTAATTGTGTTCGCATGCAGAGTTCATTAAGTAAAAGCAGTGAAAAACATGCCGTTCTCACAAACAGATCCACAGAGGCATGTGAGTTAAACAAGACAATCCAGAGTTTTACATTCAATAATTGCAAATGTTTGACTCTGGGATTATCAGAGCACAAAAAGGCACAATTTGTGACCAAACTGTCAATTATCTGAGGGGCTTTGTGATGATCGTACAGTTGGAGAGCAGTAATATGTTCTATGAAAAGAAAGCTGGAAAAGAATGTGCAACTGTATCAGAGGAGGGGCGGAGGGGCGCTCGAATAgggcacaaaaaaacacattcttttgAGAGAACTCACGTCTTGGACTCCAAAATCACACTGACACATCACGAGAGGAATGATGCAGGGcgggagagggaaggagaaagagtAAGAAAAGGAGTGAAGGCAAggagaaaaagacacatttttagaggaataaaatgtttttaaagtgtaatttaaaACTCTCTCTTGCAgtttctcctctgcttctttATCTAGCGTTTTACAAGCAGTCCAACAGTCTACAGAAAGAAACAGTAACACAGATTATTCCACAGCAAAATGACATCAGACGCTCCTCTATAACGATGACAACTTATCCAAAACACAGCACTactctctgtgtttttagcTGGAGCAAAACCTCAGGGAAAACATTACAGTGACCTGGGAGCATTTATATGCAGTGAGATTAAAGGAAAcataaacagcaacaaaaatcCTGAGTGAGGATATTGAACAGTTCCACTCTGTTAAATCATCCCGACTCTTTTCCTCCTCGGTTTCCTGCAGCCTCGTAAAGCTCAAACTCTTACAAGTTGAAGGAATGGGCAGACTTCCAGTGGTCCTGCTCCTCTGCGGTTTCCACGGTAACGCTGCCAAACAGGACACACAAATCATCTTGTTTAATTACGGTTGAgtcgctgtgtgtttgtttttatgctgcGAAACACTCCCCTCATGTGGTTTCTGTTCCACAGCGCTCGGAGCAGTAGCCCAGGACCTGCAGACTGGTAATGCTCTTCTCCTCATAAGTCACACGTTTAGACCAGGACAGGTTACAGTGCATGGCATCTGTCAGTCTGTGAGTCATTGCAATAGGTCACTGGTATTTTCTCAATCTGATCTTGTTTTGTCTCCTCTAGAGATCACTCCGGCACCTGAAGGCTCCTTGCCAGACAGTGAGTGACAGCAGATTGGAGATGACCTCTAAATTGCCTCTCAGGAGGTCACATGAACTGAGGGCTTTAGGTGGTTCATCTTGTCATTGTGGTTGATCaagtttaaatatgttttttctttttctctgcagactGTAGGGAGGAGATGTATCCCTGCACCAGGATGTACTCGGTTCACAAGCCCATCAGGAGATGTATTGGTGCTCTTTGTCTCTACAGGTGGTCTGCGATCTTTCTACAAACACCAGTTCTTAGGAGTGAATGTGTCACATTTTGGCATCAACCATGACTGTTTCTTAAACACACATGAAGTAGTACGCAGAtcagaagtggaaaaaaatactcagaccttttactaaagtaaaagtagtgacacaacaatgaaaaaatacacGATGAAAAGTTAAACCATGTGTGGGATAGGATTTGATCAAATTTGATATTCAGCGATCCAGTCAGCTTAGGTGTACAACCCTCAAAAGTCATCAGATTTTTATTCAACTGTTGCTAAAACAGTATAAAGAGCAGcggcaaaaacagaaaacaaggaaaacTGTCGTGAAATAAGCCTAAACTATTCTAACGTTGGCAGGAAACAGGGATAATTGCAGACGCTATTGCTCATAATAATAAGCTGATTGGATAGATCAGTTCAGGGCTTTTATGTCCAAGAATATTAGCATAATTTAGCATTACTTAACACTCATTATGTGGCGTAATAGCGTGTGTCAGTGTTTTGATTATATAGATGTAATTATTAGAGGGAGTTTTGGAAATTGTACTTGGTAACATTCCACAACTAGTTAAACTTTCACTACAGCTCTTTTAGTAAACTCATGATGTGATCTCCTGTTTCTTATGCAGCCTTTCTCGTGTCTACGTGATCAACAACGAGATCTGTTCAAGGACCGTGTGCCAGCAGGATGAGTATCTGAAAGGTGGGACACTCTGCTAGTAAAACAAGCTTGTGGATACGTGATcatacatttacagaaatgataTGTCTCTTTGCACATTACAGCCGAACTGTGCAGAGGGTTGTCCGGGTGGCCCAGGCGCGTTGAGAGGTCATCTAATAGGAAACGATGTCGCAATCGCCGTAGCAACCCCAAAACCTGGGCAAACAAGGCCTGATGGGGCCCCGGATGGCGATGTGACCACCTGTGAGGATGGAGCCTCTCTTAGAGACACAAGCCAGGGACGTCATCATAAAAACAGCCCATAACACCGTAAATCCACAACTCAACACCTGGgagtctttttctctttcacacatacGCACATGTGCTGAGTCATATCTATGTTTATGTATTAGTATTTTATGTGTGAATATTGGAGCTCAtatcttctgtgtgtttttggacaCATATCATGTCTTACATTGTTTACGATCATCCATTTGAGGTACTGTAGTCATAGACCTATAGCAGCACTGAGTCATTCTATTGTACAAAAAACGAACCACTCTGTGTACTCATTGACAATCCACTATGTTGTGcattaaagtataaaaaaaacaacacataactACATTTGTTCATGagttatttgtttattgatttgttatttttcgCTCTGTTTAttcaggagaaaaaaacccaaattaaAGTTATGTTCACTGAGTGatatctttatgtttttctttgcatatacatttacatacacatatacagtttGAATAACAAGTCACATTTGGGAGAGATGCATATAATttaaacagtaaacaaacactgacaaacaTTGTTTAGAGCTTAACACTCACACAATCTATGTGTGTTCCAATCATTATCcatattcatcatcatcaccacaacACATGTGATATCAGTGCAACATATTCCATCTCTCTGTACATTACTATATCACAACAAAACACTGCATCAAACACAGATAGCTTGGTCCCAGGTTGCATTCGTCTGCATCAGAATACCATTAACGACGTTACATCTTAGCATTGAATTGAAGTTTACGGTTAAAACTCAGTTTGTATAGAACAACATGCTGTGTTTGAGGTCTGCGACCTGACCACCTTCTTATAAAGAATTAAGGAGATGAAGCTCTCCCCAGACAGACGGGACAGTGCAAAGACACAGACCTATTCattgaggaggagagaggtcGTGACCTAAATGACTCACCAGTCGCAGCTTTAACAGCTGGGCTGAGTAAAGATGACATAACAAGGACTAAATCTTCTGTTTCCCCTTGAGGCAAAGATAAAAGTGCTTGAtgcctctctttcttttgcCAACACCCAATCGCATCAAACATTCCTACTTCCCGGTCTCTTTGCACTGTTTTACAGTTAAAACAATGCAGACAGTGCCAAGGACCCATCCCCAATGAAATATGTGTTCAACAGCTGCAGCTGGCATCTCCTCTCAAAATGATGCTGCGGAGCCACTAGAGAGAGCTACAGAGCACCACTAATCTGTAAATCAGCTTCTTTCAAGTAAAATCATTGTGTGGTAGACGGTTATTCTACACTGCTGTTCAAAAGTTTAAGATCACCTGCCAAAAAAGCTAGATACGTTACAGTTAAATTCATGCTTTTAGGTTGGAGCATGTCCTCTTTACAAATAGATGTTATTTGATATGAaaggtttgcaaaaaaaaaagtaatgttttgtacatgtaaaacaAAACGCTGAACAATTGTTAgggcagaaaaagacaaagatccaTCTGAGCAACTGTTGAAAAAGAGTAGAAGAAATGATCAGTCCTTGGCTAATGAAACTGGAAGCTTAGTGTTAAAATGCCTGCAGATTTAAATATGAACAGGTTCCTGTTTCAGTGCACAATAAAGCCTATAACATGCTGGAATATAAACGGTTAGTTGCTTCAGCAAAGCTCTTCTTAAAACGTCACAATAGAAATAGAAGGTCAGTTAATTAGGGTTAGCACTATTGGAATATCAGCTGAGCATACTATGGACTGACAAATCACGGTTTAAACCTCTTCAGCTGAGTCGACTGCAGAGGGCCCAAAGAAATACGGCTACCCATATATTTAGAGCCCAAATGCAAGCACCGCGCCGACTAAACATACGTTTTAATCATATAATTATTCCTCTTTTGGCGCCAAAAGTATTTCAAATGTCATTAATACATTTGGTGTCTAAATTACACGCTCTTTGTGCCTCTTAAAATAGGTGATTCCAAACTTTTGATCAGCAGTGTAGGTCTATTTAAACAATCCCTGCTTAAATGCAGACTTTATCACTAACTACATAGACAGAGTGGGCCGCCAGTCAGTGCATATAGTCAGTCCCACTGCTGGGGACTTGGGAGATAAAATAAGCAACAGAACTTACAGGTGACAACACCAATGACAGTAATTACAAACTACTGatgatatatacatttaaaataaatattctctgTACAGaaaattcattcattatcatATTTAGTTAGATTTCATCATCAGATGTTTCAGATTATGTCTCAGTTGCTTGTATGTCTATTATGTATACTCTACGATAGAAatcagcaaataaaacattaagatTAGGAGAAAATGGGCAAAAGCAGAATTCAAACAGGAAAATGGAAACAAGAGAGTTAATATACAGAAGGAGAGGAATTAGGACACCcaagagggatggagagggtGATGTCCTAAATTAAGACTGGACTGTGAGGTCTGGTGTCTGGTTAAGACCAAAAGCCATGAGAGTCTgaacttaaataaacaaactagtACAGGGGGTTAACCTGCTTGGCAGGGAGAGAAACGGGACCCCAATAACggggaaaaaatgcaaaaagtgcTGCATACATTTACAGAGAGATAtaagaggaaggaaaacaaaGTGTACCCCATTCTCACTTTGAGGACACAGAGTCGAAGTCTCCCCACAGATCAGAGCTGGCTGTGGTGGTGGAGTCTGACGGAGCCGCTGAGTTTGAGTTACTGGCGTCCAGATCAAGCAAACAACCtggttgttaaaaaataaaacagaaacattatgCATCTCTGAAATACTATCCTACTTCAACTAGTGGTATCTTAACATGCAGATCTTATGCTGAGGTTTTGAT
It encodes:
- the mfap5 gene encoding microfibril associated protein 5 — encoded protein: MGRLPVVLLLCGFHALGAVAQDLQTEITPAPEGSLPDNCREEMYPCTRMYSVHKPIRRCIGALCLYSLSRVYVINNEICSRTVCQQDEYLKAELCRGLSGWPRRVERSSNRKRCRNRRSNPKTWANKA